The following are encoded in a window of Kaistia algarum genomic DNA:
- a CDS encoding VOC family protein, with protein sequence MPKMIFVNLPVHDLAVATRFYEAIGFSKNPQFSDANASCLVWSEEIFFMLLTREFYSTFTQKPIADAHAASGHLIALAFDGREAVDDVVVRAAAAGGVADVRPPNDMGFMYQRTFEDPDGNMFEPFWMDPAAVAAGD encoded by the coding sequence ATGCCCAAGATGATCTTTGTGAACCTGCCCGTCCATGATCTCGCCGTCGCGACGCGCTTTTATGAAGCAATCGGCTTCAGCAAGAACCCGCAGTTCAGCGACGCGAATGCCAGTTGCTTGGTCTGGTCGGAGGAAATCTTCTTCATGCTGCTGACGCGGGAGTTCTATTCCACCTTTACGCAGAAGCCGATCGCCGACGCCCATGCGGCAAGCGGCCATCTGATCGCGCTCGCCTTCGACGGACGCGAGGCCGTGGACGACGTCGTTGTCCGCGCCGCCGCCGCCGGCGGTGTGGCCGATGTCCGTCCGCCAAACGATATGGGCTTCATGTATCAGCGCACCTTCGAGGATCCGGACGGCAACATGTTCGAGCCGTTCTGGATGGATCCGGCAGCGGTCGCCGCCGGGGATTGA
- a CDS encoding SH3 domain-containing protein — MIDLADFAHHAWVSFDASPLGVVWVEAFGGTFADWVRDGLKAGRWPDGQALARDLVAHQTRPAQDADVFGETRAAELEPHDLDTISTAFVAATGQGFRPRYISEGEGSARKARKRREDEAYDLSPREGEGGTERLLRILTAWRQDRDDFNTLMMSRIGLSVGELAQRTGALAHLTTVLDEQRRTATLFQPSPALRTALQTINSPTYKAMTEALRPSGLMAEHITRLAQSPISKIVSQLNEERSRILDMARLTTPSTEILKGLQLYPNLGSDFARQIGLATQASSTAKALAAAMPTYNLAKSLAITPLIEQSAFARMISREYSLRLPAATLAAITALSANTAILDQLNRSSLFPPGFQMAAALGQQGAVAKGLVADVLHHYDEYAPEAPAFAEALTSTAIVDAGALTEAEAISFLRRVGGWLLAAIRNEKDVIRQLGLIGVLNFVLVVLTTFLTYEAVVIGQRSLAVAEAGPTHADVKALTDETHAMRHDIEATMRGDEKVHDRTRYVHQSTPLRAEPQAHGLVLRTLYPDQVLRVVDARGEWVQVEAFDYHSDQPMRGWVNRRRLRLRPAY; from the coding sequence ATGATCGATCTCGCCGACTTCGCCCACCATGCCTGGGTCTCGTTCGACGCCTCGCCGCTGGGGGTGGTTTGGGTCGAAGCCTTTGGAGGAACCTTCGCCGACTGGGTCCGCGACGGGCTGAAAGCCGGCCGCTGGCCAGACGGTCAGGCCCTAGCGCGGGACCTCGTCGCCCACCAGACCCGCCCGGCCCAGGACGCCGACGTATTCGGCGAAACACGCGCGGCCGAACTTGAACCGCACGACCTCGACACGATCTCGACCGCGTTCGTTGCCGCGACGGGCCAAGGCTTCCGCCCCAGATATATTTCGGAAGGCGAAGGGTCGGCGCGCAAGGCGCGCAAACGGCGGGAGGACGAGGCCTACGACCTGTCGCCCCGCGAGGGAGAAGGCGGCACCGAGCGCCTGCTGCGTATCCTGACGGCGTGGCGCCAGGATCGCGACGACTTCAACACGCTGATGATGAGCCGCATCGGCCTCAGCGTTGGCGAGCTCGCGCAGCGGACGGGCGCGCTCGCCCACTTGACCACGGTGCTTGACGAGCAGCGGCGCACGGCGACGCTCTTCCAGCCATCGCCCGCGCTGCGGACGGCGCTGCAGACGATCAATTCCCCGACCTACAAGGCGATGACTGAAGCTTTGCGGCCGTCGGGCCTCATGGCCGAGCACATCACCCGCCTCGCGCAGTCGCCGATTTCCAAGATCGTCTCCCAGCTCAACGAGGAGCGCTCGCGGATCCTGGACATGGCCCGCCTGACGACGCCCTCGACGGAAATCCTCAAGGGCCTGCAGCTCTACCCCAATCTCGGCAGCGACTTCGCCCGCCAGATCGGCTTGGCGACCCAGGCCTCGAGCACGGCGAAGGCTCTCGCCGCCGCCATGCCGACCTACAACCTGGCGAAGTCGCTGGCGATCACGCCGCTCATCGAGCAGTCGGCCTTCGCCCGGATGATCAGCCGCGAGTACAGCCTGCGCCTGCCGGCCGCGACCTTGGCGGCGATCACGGCGCTGAGCGCCAACACGGCGATCCTCGACCAGCTGAACCGCTCATCGTTGTTCCCGCCCGGGTTTCAGATGGCGGCGGCGCTTGGCCAACAAGGTGCCGTCGCCAAAGGCCTTGTGGCCGACGTCCTGCACCATTACGACGAGTACGCCCCCGAGGCGCCGGCCTTCGCCGAAGCTCTGACCAGCACCGCCATCGTCGACGCCGGTGCGCTGACCGAAGCCGAAGCCATCAGCTTCCTGCGGCGGGTCGGAGGCTGGCTCCTCGCGGCAATCAGGAACGAGAAGGACGTCATCCGCCAACTCGGGCTGATCGGCGTTCTGAACTTCGTCCTGGTGGTCCTCACCACGTTCCTCACCTATGAGGCCGTGGTAATCGGCCAGCGCAGCCTCGCCGTCGCCGAGGCTGGGCCGACCCACGCCGACGTCAAGGCCCTCACCGACGAGACCCACGCGATGCGCCATGACATCGAGGCGACGATGCGCGGCGACGAGAAAGTCCACGATCGGACCCGCTACGTCCACCAGAGCACCCCGCTGCGGGCCGAGCCCCAAGCGCACGGGTTAGTCTTGCGCACGCTCTACCCTGACCAGGTCCTGCGCGTCGTCGACGCACGCGGCGAATGGGTGCAGGTCGAGGCGTTCGACTATCATAGCGACCAGCCGATGCGGGGCTGGGTGAACCGCCGCCGGCTTCGCCTGCGCCCGGCGTACTGA